GGCCACGCCCTCGTTGCCGATATGTCCGGTATATCTGCGGATGTCCTTCATGGGGCCAGACAGGCTGTGGCAGGACAGACACTGGAAGGCGTAGAGCTCCCTCCCGGCGTCCAGGCGGTTTTCCGCAGTGACGTCCTTGTTCCTGGCCCAGGCGGCGCGGGGCAAAAAAGGGTCGGACAGGGGTTCGGCCCGGGCCGGGGCGATGCCCGTGGACCATAGGCGCTCCTGGATGATGAAGGGCCGCCGCCCGGCCTCGCGGATGTATTCGAAGGCCCCCACCACGCCAAAGCCCAGAACCAGGAGCAGGGCGGCCACCGGGGTGCGCACGGAAAGCGGCAGGCGCACGGCCATCAGCAGGGCGAAGACGCCCACGGCCACGGCGATCACCGGCAACGCCTGGAGATACGGCGTGATTTCGGCCGAGCCGCGCAGGATGAAGTCCAGGGTCGATGGGGGCAAAACGGTCAGGTACCACCAGCCGGACAGGGCCAGAAGCGGCAGGGAGAGCACGGCCCACATGACGCATGAGCGCACCACCCGTTCCCGGGCGGCGGGCTCCTTGACTCGGACGGCGGTCACGAATCCGAACAGTCCGGCCAGCAGAAACGCCAGAAAGGACCGGAAGAAAAGCGACGGCCAAAACGACGGGTTGAACATGCCGTCCCAGAAGTCGTTGGTCGTGGCCCAGGCCCCGGGGGTGAGCATCACCCCGATGATGCCGTTTATCGTGAGAAGCGACAGCCAGGCGAAGATGAAATAGAGCCAGCCCACGCGCAGGTGGTCCCTGGGGGCCATCTTGCCGAAGGAATAGTGGTAGATCAGAAGGGCCGCGATTTCCCCCAAAAAAAACGTCCATTCCGTGGCCCAGCCCCAGACGAAGGCGTTGACCAGGGTGAGCGTGCCGCCCGGGGAGAGCACGGCGATGGTGAACCAGATGGCCACGCCGGAAAGCCCGCCGAAAACCATGGTCAGAAGCAGGAAAAACGTGGTGTGGGATTTGACGTAGTCCAGGATGGCCGGGGAGTTCTCCCGGTGTCCCTTGGTCTCGGTCAAAACCAGGAACAGCCCACCGCCCACGGCGAAATGGGCCACGAAGACGTGGACCGTGGCGATGAGCGCGATCCAGAACCCCCCGCCGGTGGCCGCGATCTGCCAGACAGGATAGTCCATGTCCTAGGCCCTCCCTTGCGAACGCCTGTAGAGCGTCGCCATGTACCAGCTGAGTCCGATCACGGCCAAAAGACAGAGGAGAAAGACCGCCAGGGGCCCGTACTGCGGGGACACGGCCAGTCTGTCGGGATGAACGTACGGCGCCAGATAGGCCGTGCGCACCAAGTCGCGCATGCCGGCCATGAGCGCCGCCGTAGCCACGACGGCCAGGGCCGCCCGCATGGGCTGGCCGCGCAGGCCGAAGGCCAGGGCGGCGGCCACGGCCAAAAGACCCGCCAGAAAGACCGTCGTATGCAGGCCGCTTTTGCCCATAAAAAGGAGCATCACCTCGGTGGGCAGGGCCAGGAGAAACCAGACCCCCAGGGCGATCTGGACCATGGTGGCCCGGTTGAACCAGGCCAGCCCCAGGGACATTCTGGCCTTGGCCGCCACCTCGTGCCGGGCCGCCGCCGGGGCGTTTTTCACGGCGATGAAAAGACCGCCCACGGCCAGGGAGGCGGTGACGAAGTGCAGCCAGCGCGGGAAAAACGTGGGGTCGCCGAGATTCAAAATGGTTCCCCCGGGGGTGGCGAAGTAGGCCATCCAGGCCTCGGGGCGCTGCAAAAGGCTCATGATGTTGGTCATGATGAAGCTGACGCCCAAAAGGAGCACTGCGGCCAGAGCCAGGGCCGGGGTGCGTGTGACGCCTTTTTTCATCCCGTAGCTGAATATGTAGAGCAGATAATAGGCGGCCATGGCCAGGGCGGGGACCGCCAGCCAAGAGACCGCCGACAGCACCGCCGCCGTGTACAGATAGCCGCCAAGGAGCACGGATACAAAAAGCAGCGGCGGCACACCCAGGTTGACCGTCAGGGCCAGGACGGTGGGCAGGGTTCTGGCCAGGGACGGGGTGGGGGAGCGCCTGCGCCCGTTGCTGGCCAGGGCGATGAACGTCCCGCCCAGGATGACGTTCATGAACAGGAGATGGGCGGTGAAGGTCAGAAGCAAAAGCGCCTCGAAGATTCCCCAGGGGGCGGGAATGGTCACCAGCGGCGGGGCAAGGGATGCCGGGTCCATTTCGTATCGACCTCCTTTTTGGGTGAACCGCCGCACGAAAATCCGGATGTGGCGGTGGGCAGGTTCACCGTGCCGCGTAACAGTGCCGACGGGTCGGCGCAAACCGGGAAGACACTAATGCTGTCGCATACTCGCGCGTCTCTGGAAAGCGGGAAGTTTGCACGAAAGTATTTTCATACTTTTCCAGTATTCAATACAAAGGGATGGCCCGCCGACCCTGGCGCCGGTGCGGGCGAAAGGCGCATCAGCCCCGCGCGCCCTCGGGCCGCCCGGCCAGCCCGCAATAGCCCTTGTCCTCGTTTTGCGGCGAGGAGGCGTTGCGCCACATCATGCACATGGGCCCCTGGCAGAACTTCATCTTGTCGTCATGGGTCATGAGCAACGGACAGTATTTGAACTTGGCCTCGTGTTCGGTCTGGTACATGCGACATTCTCCTGTCATGAGGTGAAGGCCACGACCACCAGGGTCACGTCGTCCTCCTGGGGGGCGTCGCCGCGAAAATCGTCCAATGCCTGGGCCACGGCCGCCACCACAGCCGCTGCGCCGCGTTCGGCCGTCTGGCGCACGACGTGCTCCAGGCGCGTTTTCCCGAACATCTCCCCATCGGCGTTCCGGCTTTCCCAGATGCCGTCGGAGCCCACCACCAGCACCGCCCCGGCCGGGACGGCCTCAAGCTGCATGTCCTGGTAGGCGGCGTCGTCCAGGACGCCCAAGGGCATGCCCCGGCCGCCCAGTTCCGTGAACGAGCCGGTTCCCGGATCGTAGAGCATGGCCGGATCGTGCCCGGCCCGCGCCCAGCGCAGGGACCGCCCGGCCGGGTCGATTTCGACGTAATAAAGGGTCATGAACCGGCCCGTGCCCATGGTGTCCAGGCACAGATCCCGGTTTACCCCGGCCACCACCGTGCCGGGCGTGGCGTCCAGGGCCGCCCGGGGGCGCACCAGGGCCCTGGCCGTGGCCATGAGCAGGGCCGCCCCCACGCCATGGCCGCACACATCGCCCACCACCATGCCCACCCGGCCCTTCTTGGCGCCCGTGAATTCAAAAAAATCGTAATAATCCCCGCCGGTTTCATCGCAGTAGATGCTCAAGGCCGCCATATCCAGCGCGGCCAGGCGGGGCGGGGCCTTGGGCAAAAGCCGCAACTGCACCTCCATGGCCAGTTCCAGGGATTCGCGCATGCGTACCCTGTCCGCCAGTTGCGGGGCCATGGCGTTGAAGATGCGTCCCAGTTCGGCCAGTTCGTCGTGGCCTTTGGGATGAGCCCGGGCCGTAAAATCCCCCGTGGCCAGCCTGCGCGCCGCCCGGGCCAGATCGGCGGCCGGGCGGGTCACGGTGCGCGCCCCGAGAAGCGTGGCCGGAAAGAGCACCAGCATGACTGCGGCGGCCACGATGCCGGAAAACGCGACCTGCTCGGCGATGCGCCGTTCCACGTAGCTTGCCGCAGCCGACGCCTCGGCAAGCACCTCGGCCACAGGCGCGATCTGGAGCAGGGCCTGCCCCGGCCCGGCCGGGGCATAGGCCCACAGGCTGTCGCGGCCCTCGAAGGACAGACGGCGCACCCCGGCCCGCCCCTCGGCCACGTCCCGGGCCACCTCGGTGAAAATCTCCTGGTTTTCCGAGCGCACATGTTCCGGCTCCACCCGGGTCAGCCAGCCGTGGCGGCCGCGCCCGGGCCGCGATCCGGCGGCGGCCAGCAGTTGCCGTTCACCCTCCCGAGCATCGGCGGGCGTGACGGCGGTGACCAGAAACGAGGCCAGTTCGTGGGAGATGTGTCCGCCGGGGGTCAGTTCGGCCAGCAGATCGTCCAGGGGGGTGGTGATGGCCGTGACCCCGAGGGTTTCTCCCGAGGCGTCGCGCATGGCCAGGGCCACGGTCAGGACGATGCGCTCCAGGGCCGGAGCCATGTAGGGCAGGGTCCACACGGGATCGTCCGTGGGCCCGGCGGCCATGGCCGAGCGGTACCAGAAGGAGTCGCGGGGATCGAACAGTCCGGGATGCCTGCCTTCGGTAGTTGTCACGGCGGTCAGGCCGTTGGCGAGGGCCACCACCCGCCACAGGGGCGGGCCGTCAGGTCGGCCGGGATGTGCGACATCGTCCGCCAGAGGCCTGAGCCGGGCCATCTCCGGGCGCAGGGCGCGTAGGGAAACGCCGGGCGGGGCGGTGAAGAGCAGGGGGGCGTCCGTGAGCACGGCCGGGGACAGGACGCCGTCCGGCCCAAGCAGCCGATAGCCCGAATCCGCCGACCCGTCGTGTCGCGGCTGGCCCGGGTTCCGGAGTCTGATCAGAAAGGGACTGCCTGCGGCCGAGTCCGGAGCGGGGCCGAGCAGACGTTTTTGCACCTCGCCCGCCTGGAGCCGCAGGAGCAGGGCCAGATTGTCCCGCTTGGCCTGCAGAAGCCGGGCATGGTCTTCCACCAGATCGGCCATGCGGCCCGTTGCCTCGCGGACCAAAAAGGTCGTCACATGCCCGGACAGTTCCTCCCCCAGTCGCTCCATGCCGCGCACGGCGTTGAGGCGCAAGGCTACGAACGGCACCAGGGAAAAGCCCAAAAGCAGAAAGAAGAGCTTCCAGCCGAGCTTCATGGCTTGACTCCCGGGGGAACACAACGGGCGGGCAGGTTCATAGTGCTGATGATATCTCCGTACGGGAGCAACGGCAATGGGTTAAGCATCCAGTGACAGTGAAGAAGGCGCGCTGGCCGTCGTTTGTCTCCGGCTCCGGAAGACAGAGGGATCGAACGAAAATATACGGGTGCGGCTGCGACTTCCTTGGTGCATTTTTTTCAGATTACGGGTATACAGGAATTCCACGTTGATGCTGTAAGGTTCATCGTACCGCACTTTTTCCAGAAAGGTTTGAGCATGCCGAAAACAAATGGTCTGGGATCGACGGAAAGGCTTTTGGGAATTGTCCGAAATGGCGGTAACGGACAGAATCAGCGTCTGTTTCGCATCGTGCGAAACGAAACAGTGGACACGGAGGCCACGGAATTCGGTCGAAAGAACGAGCGGTTCTGCGAG
Above is a genomic segment from Desulfolutivibrio sulfodismutans DSM 3696 containing:
- a CDS encoding SpoIIE family protein phosphatase; this translates as MKLGWKLFFLLLGFSLVPFVALRLNAVRGMERLGEELSGHVTTFLVREATGRMADLVEDHARLLQAKRDNLALLLRLQAGEVQKRLLGPAPDSAAGSPFLIRLRNPGQPRHDGSADSGYRLLGPDGVLSPAVLTDAPLLFTAPPGVSLRALRPEMARLRPLADDVAHPGRPDGPPLWRVVALANGLTAVTTTEGRHPGLFDPRDSFWYRSAMAAGPTDDPVWTLPYMAPALERIVLTVALAMRDASGETLGVTAITTPLDDLLAELTPGGHISHELASFLVTAVTPADAREGERQLLAAAGSRPGRGRHGWLTRVEPEHVRSENQEIFTEVARDVAEGRAGVRRLSFEGRDSLWAYAPAGPGQALLQIAPVAEVLAEASAAASYVERRIAEQVAFSGIVAAAVMLVLFPATLLGARTVTRPAADLARAARRLATGDFTARAHPKGHDELAELGRIFNAMAPQLADRVRMRESLELAMEVQLRLLPKAPPRLAALDMAALSIYCDETGGDYYDFFEFTGAKKGRVGMVVGDVCGHGVGAALLMATARALVRPRAALDATPGTVVAGVNRDLCLDTMGTGRFMTLYYVEIDPAGRSLRWARAGHDPAMLYDPGTGSFTELGGRGMPLGVLDDAAYQDMQLEAVPAGAVLVVGSDGIWESRNADGEMFGKTRLEHVVRQTAERGAAAVVAAVAQALDDFRGDAPQEDDVTLVVVAFTS